The genomic interval ACGACGATAACAGTTACGTCTGTGAACACGATATTACAtttcgttttttcgacatgaatGTAAAGTTCTGTTTGATTTAGTCGTATAAATAGACGGAACCGTAACTAGcctgaaaatgaaactgaaggGCTAGCTAATGCTAGTTATCGTTAGCCAAAGATGCAAACGCAGCTAGCCAGTCACCTCCTCTAAAACGTACAAGTTTTCAATGAATGATACCTTCATTTACTAAAATAGTCGTGTTTTATTAGCACGATACAAGGGCTCTCAAGACCCTCGCGGAAGAGATGTAATTTTAGTGCCGTCAGTTGCCATCCCACTTAGCATGAGGCCCGTTGAACCGGCTATCTTTAGCTAGCTGGCAAACAAGCCACGTCAACGCTCGAAGAGACGGCCCGGGGCAGCTCCGTCAAGACTGACCATGCTGGAGTTGTCTGTTTAAAATTGAGATCCTCCCCAATAGTATTTGGTCTACTATTATAGTGTTGTATTTAAGTAAACATAGCGAATTGTTGTGGGTTGTGGCTAGCCCGGTTAACTAGCCTTTGTTTGCATGCTACTTCCTGTTTGACAAAGACTCAATTCCCTCATCTCTGTCCTTGTTTGCAGGTATGTGGGGAATCTGTCCAGGGATGTCACCGAGCCCCTCATTCTGCAGGTCTTCACACAGATAGGACCCTGCAAGAGTTGTAAAATGATAGTTGATGTGAGTGTTGTCCTCTCTGGTATAAGTTCACTATAGAAAATGGCACTCAGCAGTGACCTGAGAGATGGTGGTGCTGCCTCAATCTCAGTCTACATATGTGCTTGGTGTTGATTTTCCTCCCTCAGTTTATTATATCAGGTCTGACACTCCAAACTACAGTAGGTGGCTCTTGTCATCTGCAGTGATTAAATTGTCATCCTTGCTGTGGACTTAATATCAGTCTTGTTTTCCCGTTGACAGACGGCCGGAAATGATCCGTACTGCTTTGTGGAGTTCTATGACCACAGGCATGCTGCTGCCTCATTGGCAGCTATGAATGGAAGGAAAATAATGGGTAAGGTAAGCTATCGTGTCTACAGGGTGAGTGGGGGTGGGTGGGATTGGGGTGTGGGGAATGTATGCTGTGTGCCTTCGGAACATACAAACTAGTATACCGCTAGCATTTATATTCCATACACAAGATATGATTTTCTGACTGAAATTGGGAAGGTGCTGGAGCCAGGGTCCAAATAAGATCTGGAGTATTATTGCCATAAAGTTATCTTTCTCTTGGTAACATTAGTTCCTTTTGGGACCTCTTAAACCTAATGGTCTTGGAATATATGAAGCAGTGGTGTTAGGTATGTTGTCATAATCTGGCTCCAGTGTTTCAAGCAAAGTAAGGTTTGGGaaggaaaaaagtaatgaaagaAATTTGATTTAGGAATAGACTCAACAAGCAAGTAGACCATGTTAGTTAAGTGAGAGAATGGCAGAACAAAATGTCTGGGAGAAGTTGGATAAAATGAGGTTATCTAGAACAATAGAGAAAAcctttgtaatttttaaaagacCACAGGGCCTTATAAAAGAATATTATTTAAGTGGTGCTGGATTGCTTTTTAATGAGTTGTGTTTCTGGGCTCAGTGCTAGGCAACTAAACAGGGTGAGGTGCATCTCATTGGGAACCACTGCAGATGAGATATGTACCTTTCACTGATACCTGCCATTTAAAATCTGCATTGATGACGACCActgtgtgtcatattttgaatatattttgatattttttcatattttgttaaaattgttTGGGTCACATGTAGTAGGCCAATtgtagttcattttttgttaattggTATCTCAAGATTTGATAGAAGCACTTGCACTGTTTCACCTATATACATAGACATATACAGGACAGAAGTGAGGGATAAGGCACCAaaacatgttacatttaaagtaaattttgacattttttatcaagaatattttaattacattttacttttttttttctttttttttttttttttttttttttttttacattttttaatacatttaagtAAACCTTTATATCATAcactctctttgtttctctaaATGATGTAAACATACCCCACCtggcctgtttttttctctgcccCTCTCTGCAGGAGGTCAAAGTCAACTGGGCCACGACGCCAACCAGccagaaaaaagacacaagtaGTAAGTAAATgtatctgtggaaaaaaatgcttcgTGACATTAATAGACTGGAGAAATCAGACTTTATAGCTAATGTTAATAAGTTGCAAAGATGGAAAATCACAGGCAGAGATTTTCATTGCTTATGattgaatatttttatgtaGGGGCAGTCATTTAATTCACTTTCCTGAAATGTGGTTTTGGCAAGGTGGCTCTCCTTTTGTCCTTGGCCTACTAACAAACTGATCAGCATCCATACGCAGAAAGTCACAGTCTTATCAAAAGTATGAGAACTAGGAATAAATTGCGTATTATAACATACGGCATGTCtgaaactatatattttttttctcccaataGATCATTTTCATGTCTTCGTTGGAGACCTAAGCCCAGAAATAACTACAGAAGACGTCAAAGCTGCTTTCGGCCCATTTGGCAGGATATCGTAAGTATCAAGATTTACTGACAATAATGATTAAATCAAAGATTAACAGAAGAAAGTGAGCAGAAAACTATTTGTAATCCCTGTGTTACCTCAAATTGATAAAAACTCTAAGAAATATTGTAGACATCTTTGGTATTTCTTAACATAGAAGTCAACGAGATAGCTAGTGCAATATGAGAGGTTTTAGAGAAAACTtcaacattattgtttttacagttttaatagTGTAAAGCTGaatgtttttaaccctttgaaacccgaacaaattggcttgacttcgaaatgacccaaaaattggaTAGAAATTAGTGACAAGTActagaaaattatctgaaaaaaaataaataattataaaaatagtatTCCCCTAgaattcaaaaaatgataatttctggcaatttgtgaaacatttcttaccaagttgctcattaacttttgtcccatgtttttaaaataaattgcgCCAATTAGCTctgggtttcagaggtttaaatacttgtaaaaggcgtctgctcaaggtttcaaagggttaatgtacccctgtctgtctgtgtgtgtgtgtgtgtgtgtccacagagATGCTCGTGTTGTGAAAGATATGGCTACAGGGAAATCTAAGGGCTATGGCTTCGTTTCTTTCTTCAACAAATGGGTTGGTACAGAGACATAAGTGACTAAAGCACGACTTTAGTGCAGTATTAAGTTAAATCTTCTGTTATTTGTCTGCATCTTATAGTGCTGTCCTTATAAATAAACATGCTCCATGACAGAGAACAGTTTCTCTCTTGTGTAAAATATTTAGTTGATACATTTTTTCACCCTAGCTCCACAGAATAACCAGATTCTTACTGTGTTCCAGGACGCAGAGAACGCCATTCAGCAGATGGGTGGTCAGTGGTTAGGAGGCAGACAGATTCGAACTAACTGGGCCACAAGAAAGCCTCCCGCCCCAAAGACCACCTATGAAAGTGCGTTGTcataaatgtgcatgttttgcTTGTGTACGCAGGATGCTGGGTTCATGTTTGAATAATATAAATGTGTCTGTCTCCCCTCCTGACAGATAACTGCAAGCACCTATCCTTTGATGAAGTAGTGGGTCAGTCCAGCCCCAGTAACTGCACTGTGTATTGTGGCGGAGTCAGCACGGGACTGACAGGTAATGAATAGTACAGAGATgttagtcattttaaaaagacacaaataagcCAGATAAATAAGTTAATATGTGCACTAACAAGAGACAGTGATGGCcacttttttagtcttttttacCAGTGTCCACCATTCTTTCAGTGAGCCCAAAACCAACGATGAATTGCACAAGTTAAATCTGTGTAGCCACATTTATAACAAGAGTTGtatatcaatgttttttttcctgatgcaATACCGGTGCAGCAATGATACTTTAAAAATGGTACCGGTGCCTGAACCGGTACCCTAAACTAATACAAAAGCACTAAACAACAGTCAGTGACATTAAAGTTGTAACTGTTGTAACTTTTGTAAACTTGGCTTTTTGTAGTATTTACTGAAATTGTCACAACATCACACAGTAGTTCATGACACATATGTATAAAAATCACCCCGAccttctcctcctgcttctAATGTCATTTGCATGAATCCACCgcacatgaatgaaaacaaccattCACAGGTCAGCAGTCTGgtccagggtttcccacacattcatttatctgtggcgagctgccacaaataaaacatctgcGGCCAAAagtagatttttggagctggattgtTAATTAAGAGCTCTGTTGGAATATACTGTTTGGTTCTTTATAGCGCACTTGGGGAAGACATTGCACAGCACAACTTCAGGCGCTTTCAAGTGAACCTTAACTGTTCGTTCTGCTCGGTCTAAAACTTTGATTTGTAATGCCCCTGATCAGAGCCCTACCGATACTggaaatttgatttgatttatttctatcatgtaaaaaaggaaatagagaaattattatacaaaagCAGACCGACAAAAGTaagaaatatttacagacaatgaaaaacatgaagcaaaaaaaaaagttgaacgcattatgactttgtttacatatttgaaaaggaaagagacccccccccccccccgtcagtcattgaattttaattaaccagcttccttaataatttaaacctatactgtaattaattaaaatatacacacccacatactcaaaatcaaatatctatgattgttattatttacaaaaaatatgaagagatactaagaaaataaataaataaataatatataaacagTAACCACTGTAAACAACTAGTGACTGTCAAACCCCCTCTTCATTCTTGTACCTTGTGAAAATCATgcttttatacattattttaaaatgttttatgtttgcaCATTGCTTTAGCTCTACATTAAAACTGTTCCATAGTTTAACACtgtacattttgaaatgaaaattgaaTTTTCCTGGTCGTGGTGTGAAAACATAATTTGTGCTGTTTGAAATTAAAGATGATAGAATATTTCCTAACAATAATGAGCTAGTGTGATCCAAATGTTTTGGGGTCGATACCGATAATGGGgagtaaaaaatgtgattttgatgtATACACATACTCTGTGGGGAATTTGAACATTCTAAATCATCTTGTGCtgttaaaaatatactttttatattatgtatattatatattatatataacatatataaagatatatctGTGGTGGGCCAAGATCTGCAGATAAAATCGGCCACCCGATATATTGGTTGGGTTCTTACTCTTGTTTACTAATTGTTATTCAGTACAAAATTTAAGTTTATTCTGCTCTGAGATGTGAGTTTAATCACAGAGAGACCCATACTTGAGGATGTTGGTATGCAGTGTTTCTCATGcagcaaattggtttttttttatgttacctCAGTccacataaaaacaatatctgatgtccctttttgtttgctttcagaGCAACTGATGAGACAGACCTTCTCTCCTTTTGGACAAATCATGGAAATCAGAGTTTTCCCCGACAAAGGGTATTCATTTGTGAGGTACGTGGGAGTTTCATATTTACTTCCCTTTTCTTTAATGCGAGGTCAAAGCACGATGCACTAGTTCTCTCgatcctgttttttctttagcaaTCTGGAGTCCTGCTTGTTTTGATTCTAGTCATATAATCAAGGTAAAGCTTTGGAGGTAGACAGAAATAGTTCATTACAAGTTACATTGTaagtttttctctttgtttcatgAGTGACCACTTAGTCTGTATAATAAATATTCTTTGTCCTCTTACTGTTTGCTAAAAGAGCGCCATCGCTAAGTAAATATCTCTTAAATCAATGAGTCCTgagtgtctctctctgtttttgtctagGTTTAACTCCCATGAGTCAGCAGCCCATGCCATTGTGTCGGTGAATGGGACCTCAATAGAGGGACACATAGTCAAATGTTACTGGGGTAAAGAGACCCCAGACATGATGAACCCAATGCAACAGATGCCTATGCCCCAGGTAAGGACaccatatactgtacatgcagataaacacaaaaccaaaacaaaaaggctGTATAAAGAAATCAGTCACTAATCTTTATCTGCAAGGACAGCACGAGCACAAGATGACATCTCCAAATTAGTGCTGCGGTGTATCATTAGTCTGCACAATTTATTACATCAGTAGACTTGACACCACAAGTGTTGAACCTCATAACGACAAGGAAATTAAATAGCATTTCACTCCTTAACTTAGTTTAATTTCAGGTTGAATGTGGATATGAGCTAGGGGTGTCGGTTTCATTTAATATTGTTATTGATAGGCCATCAACAACTAACCAGTAACtaactgtttttt from Plectropomus leopardus isolate mb chromosome 6, YSFRI_Pleo_2.0, whole genome shotgun sequence carries:
- the LOC121944250 gene encoding nucleolysin TIA-1-like isoform X1, which codes for MMEDDQPKTLYVGNLSRDVTEPLILQVFTQIGPCKSCKMIVDTAGNDPYCFVEFYDHRHAAASLAAMNGRKIMGKEVKVNWATTPTSQKKDTSNHFHVFVGDLSPEITTEDVKAAFGPFGRISDARVVKDMATGKSKGYGFVSFFNKWDAENAIQQMGGQWLGGRQIRTNWATRKPPAPKTTYENNCKHLSFDEVVGQSSPSNCTVYCGGVSTGLTEQLMRQTFSPFGQIMEIRVFPDKGYSFVRFNSHESAAHAIVSVNGTSIEGHIVKCYWGKETPDMMNPMQQMPMPQQNKMSFPAAAQPYGQWGQWYGNGPQISQYVPNGWQVPTYGVYGQAWNQQGFNHLPASAGWTGMSAISNGGVMEPTQGLNGSMLANQPGMGAAGYPTH
- the LOC121944250 gene encoding nucleolysin TIA-1-like isoform X2 — encoded protein: MMEDDQPKTLYVGNLSRDVTEPLILQVFTQIGPCKSCKMIVDTAGNDPYCFVEFYDHRHAAASLAAMNGRKIMGKEVKVNWATTPTSQKKDTSNHFHVFVGDLSPEITTEDVKAAFGPFGRISDARVVKDMATGKSKGYGFVSFFNKWDAENAIQQMGGQWLGGRQIRTNWATRKPPAPKTTYENNCKHLSFDEVVGQSSPSNCTVYCGGVSTGLTEQLMRQTFSPFGQIMEIRVFPDKGYSFVRFNSHESAAHAIVSVNGTSIEGHIVKCYWGKETPDMMNPMQQMPMPQNKMSFPAAAQPYGQWGQWYGNGPQISQYVPNGWQVPTYGVYGQAWNQQGFNHLPASAGWTGMSAISNGGVMEPTQGLNGSMLANQPGMGAAGYPTH